A single Nostoc sp. PCC 7107 DNA region contains:
- a CDS encoding response regulator translates to MASNKILVIDDTTVVRVKVREMLPPGNFEVLEAKDGVEGLNFIRQEKLSLIMLDFLLPKMSGWEVFQQIQAHPDLRKIPLVIMSGRKEEVTEKIPEPFEYFDFLGKPFDKKQLIDAIKSAMAKAKLPRQEPALVGAVAAKNGVNTSVASTSAIADHDTIATVNVNNSPLPTTSNVGTASLAEIQALNEKIVQMQAEIDGLKKQLTQVVTFIKQKIK, encoded by the coding sequence GTGGCCAGTAACAAAATTTTAGTGATCGATGACACTACCGTTGTCAGGGTAAAAGTACGAGAAATGTTACCTCCAGGTAACTTTGAGGTATTGGAAGCTAAAGATGGGGTGGAAGGACTCAATTTTATTCGTCAAGAAAAACTCAGCTTGATCATGTTAGATTTCCTCCTACCAAAAATGAGTGGTTGGGAAGTTTTTCAACAAATTCAAGCCCATCCTGATTTAAGAAAGATTCCCTTAGTGATCATGTCTGGTCGTAAGGAAGAAGTTACCGAAAAAATCCCGGAACCATTTGAATACTTTGATTTTCTGGGGAAACCATTTGATAAAAAGCAATTGATTGATGCAATTAAATCAGCTATGGCTAAGGCCAAGCTACCGCGTCAAGAACCAGCTTTAGTGGGAGCCGTTGCCGCTAAAAATGGTGTTAATACAAGTGTAGCTAGTACAAGTGCGATCGCTGATCATGACACAATAGCTACAGTTAATGTTAACAACTCTCCTTTACCGACCACATCTAATGTTGGAACAGCTTCCTTAGCAGAAATTCAAGCTCTGAATGAGAAAATCGTTCAAATGCAAGCTGAAATAGATGGCTTGAAAAAGCAGTTAACTCAGGTAGTGACCTTTATTAAACAGAAAATTAAGTAA
- the psaX gene encoding photosystem I protein PsaX encodes MAIQSKNSPVADSGAKPPYPFRTGWALLLLALNLLVAAYYFHIIE; translated from the coding sequence ATGGCTATTCAAAGCAAAAATTCCCCCGTTGCCGACAGTGGAGCAAAACCCCCCTACCCATTTCGTACAGGTTGGGCATTGCTGCTTTTAGCTCTTAACTTGTTGGTAGCAGCGTACTATTTCCACATCATTGAATAA
- the lipA gene encoding lipoyl synthase, with amino-acid sequence MTSLQPGQFKSEIIAMPSWLRRPIGKASEISTVQRIIKQRQIHTICEEGRCPNRGECYAQKTATFLLMGSICTRACAFCQVDKGHAPMTLDSEEPQKVAEAVQLLGLRYVVLTSVARDDLPDQGAGHFVKTMATIRQLNPETQIEVLTPDFWGGAGATEVLQSQRITIIVAAKPTCFNHNIETVQRLTGPVRRGAKYDRSLRVLAIVKEIDPTIPTKSGLMLGHGETIEEVLETMADLRSIGCDRLTIGQYMRPSLDHLPVQKYWTPEEFEHLGSLAWKMGFSHVRSGPLVRSSYHAGENTSMKCES; translated from the coding sequence ATGACTTCGTTACAACCAGGCCAATTTAAGTCAGAAATTATAGCCATGCCTAGCTGGTTACGTCGCCCTATTGGCAAAGCCAGCGAAATTTCCACCGTTCAACGCATTATTAAGCAGCGCCAAATCCATACCATCTGTGAAGAAGGACGTTGCCCTAATCGAGGAGAGTGCTATGCCCAAAAAACGGCGACTTTCTTACTAATGGGGTCAATCTGCACTCGTGCTTGTGCTTTTTGTCAAGTTGATAAAGGTCATGCACCAATGACTCTTGACTCAGAAGAACCACAAAAGGTAGCAGAGGCAGTACAACTTTTAGGATTACGTTATGTAGTTCTGACTTCTGTGGCACGAGATGACTTGCCAGACCAAGGCGCTGGACACTTTGTCAAAACAATGGCAACTATCAGGCAGTTAAACCCAGAAACCCAGATTGAAGTATTAACACCTGATTTTTGGGGTGGCGCAGGTGCAACAGAGGTATTACAAAGTCAACGAATTACCATAATTGTCGCAGCTAAACCCACTTGTTTTAATCACAATATTGAGACAGTACAAAGGTTAACAGGCCCAGTGCGTCGGGGGGCAAAATACGATCGCTCGCTGCGAGTCTTGGCTATAGTTAAAGAAATTGACCCGACTATTCCCACGAAATCTGGTTTAATGCTGGGACATGGAGAGACAATAGAAGAAGTTCTCGAAACAATGGCAGATTTAAGAAGTATCGGATGCGATCGCTTAACTATTGGTCAGTATATGCGTCCTTCCTTAGATCATCTGCCAGTACAAAAATACTGGACTCCAGAGGAATTTGAGCATCTGGGCAGCCTAGCATGGAAAATGGGATTCAGCCATGTCCGTTCCGGGCCGCTGGTTCGCAGTTCCTACCATGCAGGAGAAAATACAAGTATGAAGTGTGAATCTTAA